In a single window of the Papaver somniferum cultivar HN1 chromosome 8, ASM357369v1, whole genome shotgun sequence genome:
- the LOC113305905 gene encoding uncharacterized protein LOC113305905: MENIEISWTPPNQDEIMICFDGASFRNPGQAGSSVVFRDASSEVLGVLCVGLGWQTNFYVEVCAIIYGAIVAKRWNMRSLCIRSDSKSCIQAFQKGELPWQLVQKWKIAKSYYMNVRYIDSYREVNFSVDASAKQACLLAEDIFEFYEGRPGFIPSVEWPGRVYYRFK, from the coding sequence ATGGAAAACATTGAGATTAGTTGGACTCCTcctaatcaagatgaaatcatgatctgTTTTGATGGTGCATCTTTCAGAAACCCAGGCCAAGCTGGTTCAAGTGTTGTTTTCCGTGATGCAAGTTCGGAGGTGCTTGGTGTTCTTTGTGTTGGCCTTGGTTGGCAAACCAATTTCTATGTGGAAGTATGTGCGATTATTTATGGTGCGATTGTGGCTAAGAGATGGAATATGCGGAGTCTTTGCATTCGTTCTGATTCGAAGAGTTGCATACAAGCTTTTCAAAAGGGCGAGCTGCCTTGGCAGCTGGTGCAGAAGTGGAAAATTGCGAAGTCTTACTACATGAACGTTCGTTATATTGATAGCTATAGGGAGGTTAATTTCTCAGTTGATGCCTCGGCCAAGCAAGCCTGTTTGCTGGCTGAGGatatttttgaattttatgagggtaggccaggttttattccaTCTGTGGAATGGCCTGGAAGGGTTTATTATCGTTTCAAATAG